Proteins encoded by one window of Streptomyces sp. NBC_01571:
- a CDS encoding serine hydrolase, with protein MSVRTGVVGLTAPASAAALAGPASAAHASAGVGSAAHVAAGHAATERAMEAVVRSGVPGVTATAGDRRGTWSATTGVGDLRTGEPRGGNDRYRVGSITKTFVSTVLLQLEAEGRLSLDDTVDRWLPGLVRGHGNDGREVTVRRLLNHTSGIFDYTEDEDFVRTYFLKDGFLRHRYDTKSPAELVAIATAHRPLFVPGASWSYSNTNYVLAGMVIEKVTGHSYATEIDRRVIAPLGLRATSVPGTRTTLPRPSSRAYSKLAATTTGPTYDVTTLNPSLASSAGGMISDSSDLNRFYTALLRGRLLPPEQLKEMKTTVAAEGIPNARYGLGLIDRTLGCGVHVWGHDGGIHGSTSSATTTADGRHSLAFNFNGDWSGDSDAVIDAEFCSE; from the coding sequence ATGTCCGTACGTACGGGAGTGGTGGGGCTCACCGCGCCGGCGTCGGCGGCGGCCCTGGCGGGGCCCGCGTCGGCGGCTCACGCATCGGCGGGAGTGGGGTCGGCGGCTCACGTCGCGGCGGGCCACGCCGCGACGGAGCGGGCCATGGAGGCCGTCGTGCGGTCGGGTGTCCCCGGTGTCACGGCGACGGCCGGGGACCGTCGCGGCACCTGGTCCGCCACGACGGGCGTGGGCGACCTGAGGACCGGCGAGCCCCGCGGCGGGAACGACCGCTACCGCGTCGGCAGCATCACCAAGACCTTCGTGTCGACCGTGCTGCTGCAACTGGAGGCGGAGGGGCGGCTGTCGCTGGACGACACGGTGGACCGATGGCTCCCGGGCCTGGTCCGCGGCCACGGCAACGACGGCCGCGAGGTGACGGTCCGCCGGCTCCTCAACCACACCAGCGGCATCTTCGACTACACCGAGGACGAGGACTTCGTACGGACCTACTTCCTCAAGGACGGGTTCCTCCGGCACCGCTACGACACCAAGTCGCCCGCCGAACTGGTGGCGATCGCGACGGCCCACCGGCCGCTGTTCGTGCCGGGCGCCTCCTGGAGCTACTCCAACACCAACTACGTCCTCGCGGGCATGGTGATCGAGAAGGTCACCGGCCACTCCTACGCGACGGAGATCGACCGGCGCGTCATCGCCCCGCTGGGCCTGCGCGCGACCTCCGTCCCCGGCACCCGGACGACGCTCCCGCGCCCCAGCAGCCGCGCGTACTCGAAACTGGCCGCGACGACGACCGGCCCGACCTACGACGTGACGACCCTGAACCCCTCCCTCGCCTCCTCCGCGGGCGGGATGATCTCCGACTCCTCCGACCTGAACCGCTTCTACACGGCGTTGCTGCGCGGCAGGCTCCTCCCGCCCGAGCAGCTCAAGGAGATGAAGACCACGGTCGCGGCCGAGGGGATCCCGAACGCCCGCTACGGTCTCGGCCTGATCGACCGCACCCTCGGCTGCGGTGTCCACGTCTGGGGCCACGACGGCGGCATCCACGGCTCGACGTCCTCGGCCACCACGACGGCGGACGGCCGCCACTCCCTCGCCTTCAACTTCAACGGGGACTGGTCGGGGGACAGCGACGCGGTGATCGACGCGGAGTTCTGCTCCGAGTAG